The following are encoded together in the Serratia sp. UGAL515B_01 genome:
- a CDS encoding Bax inhibitor-1/YccA family protein: MDQYPRNGSIVERANSGIQAYMAQVYGWMTCGLLLTAFVAWYVSYNSQIQAFIFSSQITFFALIIAQLGLVFVISGMVSRLSGSAATSLFMLYSALTGLTLSVILLQYTGESIARTFVITAGMFGAMSIYGYTTKRDLSGFGSMLFMGLIGIVLASLVNIWLKSTVLMWVVTYVGVLVFVGLTAYDTQKLKEMGEQLNPNDRDSFRKYSIVGALRLYLDFINLFLMLLRIFGNRR; the protein is encoded by the coding sequence CAATATCCACGTAATGGTTCGATTGTTGAACGTGCCAACAGCGGCATTCAAGCTTATATGGCGCAGGTTTATGGCTGGATGACCTGTGGTCTACTCTTGACAGCATTTGTCGCCTGGTATGTTAGTTATAACAGCCAGATACAAGCATTTATTTTTTCCAGCCAGATCACTTTTTTTGCTCTGATTATCGCTCAGCTAGGTTTGGTATTCGTTATTTCCGGTATGGTGAGTCGTTTAAGTGGTTCGGCTGCGACTTCACTGTTTATGCTTTACTCAGCTCTCACTGGGTTAACACTTTCAGTGATCCTCTTACAATATACCGGTGAGTCAATCGCGAGAACGTTCGTTATTACCGCCGGTATGTTTGGTGCCATGAGCATTTATGGCTATACCACCAAACGCGATCTCAGCGGCTTTGGCAGTATGCTATTTATGGGACTGATTGGTATTGTGCTGGCGTCGCTAGTGAATATCTGGCTGAAAAGCACGGTATTAATGTGGGTGGTCACCTATGTCGGTGTGTTGGTATTCGTAGGCCTCACTGCATATGATACTCAAAAATTGAAAGAAATGGGTGAGCAACTGAATCCGAATGACCGTGACAGCTTCCGTAAATATTCTATCGTTGGTGCATTGCGGCTGTATCTCGACTTCATCAACTTGTTCCTGATGTTAT